Proteins from one Homalodisca vitripennis isolate AUS2020 chromosome 3, UT_GWSS_2.1, whole genome shotgun sequence genomic window:
- the LOC124358614 gene encoding acetylcholine receptor subunit beta-like translates to MLILSVFWLQPSCSERVVISGVTAVIDTIFLVYFAYRLPAMGTNIPLIVKFYSYHLLLVCLSLVVTIALRNVPRSVPLPWAIHRFLNGRLPDLLGLKSTQNKFMSMYPRQDSEELHERSLVDRGRTESVDTTSQQSLNFTREWLLFATAVDRLMFLLYCFIFLFIGLKCYLT, encoded by the exons ATGCTGATACTTTCCGTCTTCTGGCTACAACCCTCTTGCTCGGAAAGGGTTGTTATATCAGGAGTGACAGCCGTTATCGACACGATCTTCTTGGTGTACTTCGCCTATCGACTGCCCGCAATGGGAACCAACATTCCTCTCATTG TTAAGTTCTACTCGTACCACCTGTTGCTGGTCTGTTTATCATTGGTGGTGACAATCGCTCTACGGAATGTGCCCCGGTCCGTGCCTCTACCCTGGGCCATCCACAGGTTCCTGAACGGCCGCCTGCCAGATCTTCTGGGCCTGAAGAGTACTCAG AACAAGTTCATGTCAATGTACCCCAGACAAGACAGTGAGGAGTTACATGAACGCTCCCTGGTGGACCGAGGTCGCACCGAGTCTGTGGACACGACCTCGCAGCAGAGCCTCAACTTCACTCGGGAATGGTTACTATTTGCCACAGCTGTCGACAGACTAATGTTTCTTCTTTACTGTTTCATATTCCTTTTTATTGGTCTAAAGTGTTATCTAACTTAA